ATCGTGTGTGAAGAATGTTATAGCAATAATTCAAGAGTTACTCCTTTGATTAATCCAAAACATTGTTTAAAAAATCATACTCAATATATATGTTAAATTTGTGATAGATGCATATGTATTGAAAAGGATAATAAAAAAGGAGTATATATGGAACTTTTCTTTTAAAACATTAGAGAAATAACTAAATTATATCTAAAGACAGCAGAAATAGTTTGTGAGGATGTATGTGGAATATATGAAATTAAGAATCAAAATGGTAAAATACCACATAAAATTTTTAAAAATGAAAAGGAATTAATGAAATGCTTGAAAAAATCCAAATAAAACTTGCTACAGTATGAAATCAGTATATATATATAAAGAATACATACCTATAGATAGTAGAAATATAAGGAAATTGAATTATATTTAAAAGACCAATAAAAATTAAAAATAGAGGTTAAAATAAAATTCTGTTAAAAATATGATTATTTTTAACAGAATTTTATTTGTTTGATTTCATTCATATAAGTATATAACTTAATTATTGAGGATTATACATACCTTTGCTCTCCATATATTTAAATAGAGATTCACCATGTTGTTGCTCTTCCTTTTGAATATGGTTTAAAACATTTCTCATATTTGGATCACAAAATTCAAATATAGCAGTATCATAAGTTGAAGAAACGTATTTTTCAGTAGCTAAAAGATCAGTACATAAATCAGCATCATTTTTAGTATCTAAACCAGTTCCAGTATTAGATTGCATTTGAGAATTTTGTTGTTGATTGTTTTGTTGTTGCTGGTTGTTTTGTTGCCCACTAACATTTGGAATTTGTCCTTTTAAAAGTTCATTAATGCTGTTTAAATGTTGTTGTTCTTGCTGTGCAATATTTAAGCATAATTGTTTTAATTCAGGATCCTTAGTTTGGTTTGCATAATTCGTATATTTTTTGATACATAATTCTTCATGGCTCTTCTGATCTTCTAGAAGAAATGTTTCTTTTTGAGTTAAATTTGCCATAATAAACACCTCCTACATGTATCATTTATTTTTAAGGTTAAAATTATTCATGTTTTTACAAAATAATTATATTTAATTATTAAATTTTAAATATAAGATATATTCTAAATAAAAATATAGTTTTATTTATGAAGAATAAGGAGCTATATTTAAAATAGTAGATGTATTAAACAAAGCATTTAAGTTTATGGGAATTTCATATTAATGTATGAGACTCTTTTATTGTCTATAGGTGATGATATCCCATGAAGGGGATATGCATAAGATTAGGCTAGAAAAAACATAGAGTATATGTATCAAATAAAAAAGGTGCATAAAGTTTTCTAATTTTATGCACCTTAGATTGTTTATAAATATATTTTGTTAACAATTGTTATTTTATTGAATTAATTAATTATTATCGGTTTTATGTTTTTTATCAGATCTTTTTTGTATAGCATCAACAATCATTGCCACAGCCTGATCACCGGATACATTACAGGCAGTACCAAAGCTATCTTGAGCAATATATAAAGCGATCATTAAGCCAAGTAAAGCTTCATTAAATCCTAATATTGATTGAAGTATGCCAAGGGCTGCCATTACTGCACCTCCAGGAACACCAGGAGCAGCTACCATAGTTACTCCTAGCATAGCTATAAATCCAGCCATTTGAGACATGTTTATAGGCATGCCATTCAACATCATAACAGCTAATGCACATATAGTTAAAGTAATAGTACTTCCTGATAAATGAACAGTTGCACATAGAGGAATAACAAAGTCTCTTATGCCTTTGCTAATTCCTATTTGTTCTGAACATTGAACATTGATAGGAATAGTTGCAGCAGAAGATTGAGTTCCTAAAGCAGTAAGATATCCTTTAATTTGTATTTTTAATGATTTGAAAGGATTTTTACCAGCAATAGAGCCACCTATTAAAAATTGGAAAATGAGAATAACCCAATGTAAAATAAGTATAATTATAAATACTTTCCAGAATACTTTTAATACTGTAGATACTTCACCAGTATAGGCTAAATTAGCGAATATGCCTAATATGTGAAGTGGAAGTAATGGTATAACTACATTTTCAATAACTTTTGTTATTATTTCTTGAAATCCTATAGCTACATCTTTTAAAGTCTTGTTTTGTGTTTTTGCAATACCTAATCCTAATATAAAAGCAAATATAAGTGCAGTCATAACATCCATCATTGGTGGAATTTTCATTTCAAAGAAAGGATCCAAAGCTTTTTTAGCTTTTTCCACATGAGTAGCACCAGTAATAATTGATGGTAGTAAGGTTCGACCAACTAATAAAGCAGAAAAACCAGATATTAGTGTGAATAAATAAGCTAAGCCAACAGTGATTCCTAAGAGCTTACCAGCCCCTTGGCCAAGTTCAGCTATACCAGCAACAATGAATCCTAAGATTATTAATGGTATAAGAAATCCTAAAAATTCTCCAAATATGGAACTAAAAGTTCTGAATATGCGTATGACAGGAATTGGTGTAAAGCTACCTATTAGAATACCTAAAATAATAGCGATGATAATTTTGGGTATTAACCCTAATTTTTTCATTAATATTTTCCTCCTTTTTATATATTTAAATTATTAATATTAAATTAATACAATTATTATATAATAATATGTAATTAATTTTTAAAATATATATGATATTGTTAAATATTAAAATACATCTTGAAATAAGGGCAATATTTTTAAATGGATGTGAATATAGATTTCAAATAATCATTGATATTGTTTGAATTTTACAAAAATTATATCACAGATATAGTGTCATTGCAATTATACTAAATTAAATTCTTTAGGGATTTCATCGGCGTATATTGTTTAAAATTAATTAAAAATTAGAGTAAATAGTAAGATTAATTAAATTATTTAAGAATGAAATTTATATTAAAAAATACAAAGAAGATATTGAAAATCATTTTCAATGTATGATATAATATAGATAGTTTTTAAAAAACTATTATCGCGGCTAAGAATACAGTATTAGGAGGAAGAAATGGCTAAGATAAGAGATCCAAGATTTAAGTTATCTAGAAGATTAGGAGTAAATATTTATGGACATCCTAAGGCTATGAAAAGAGCCACAAGAGAAAACAGTAGGGAAGGTAAAAAATTATCAAATTATGGTAAACAGCTTTTAGAAAAACAAAAGATAAGAACATACTATGGAGTTTTAGAAAAACAGTTTTTAAGATATGTTAAAAAAGCCATGAAAAGTAAAGAAAGAACTGGTGATGCTTTGCTAAGAAGTCTAGAATGTAGATTAGACAATATAGTATATAGAATAGGGTTTGCTAGCTCTATAAGACAAGCTAGACAAATGGTGAATCATGGACACGTATTAGTTAATGGCAGTAAAGTTAACATACCATCCTATGCAATAAAAATAGGAGATGTAATAACTTTAAGAGAGAAATATAGAAAGAACGATGAGTTTGCTGATAATTTCTTAAATTTAAAAAAGTTTAGTTTGCCTTATATAGAAAAGGATTATGATAAGTTTTCAGGGATATTAATTAAAGAACCTAAAAGAGATGAAATACCAGTAGATGCAAATGAAACTCTAGTAGTAGAATTATATTCTAAATAGAAAAGAATAAATAATTTAAAAACAATTTTATTATGTAATTAAAAATAACGCACAATTTAAAAACAACTTTATACACCAATTAAAAACAACACACAATTTAAAAATAACTTTATACAATTAAAAAGAATATACACCTTAAGAAATAACTTTATACAAAAATTTAAAAGCATATAAAATTTATATGTAACATAGAAATTTTTAAAAACAAACTTTATATAAAAATTTTATCCTAAAATTAAAACATTATTATAAAATGCTTAAAATTTAATATACTTTCTTAAAAATATTTAAAACAACTTTATACAAAGCAAGTATTTTATATTTAATTAGCATTAAAACATAACTTTATATAAGAGGTATGCCATATGGACAACAAATATAATAATCTTTTCTATT
Above is a window of Clostridium sporogenes DNA encoding:
- a CDS encoding spore coat protein, which codes for MANLTQKETFLLEDQKSHEELCIKKYTNYANQTKDPELKQLCLNIAQQEQQHLNSINELLKGQIPNVSGQQNNQQQQNNQQQNSQMQSNTGTGLDTKNDADLCTDLLATEKYVSSTYDTAIFEFCDPNMRNVLNHIQKEEQQHGESLFKYMESKGMYNPQ
- a CDS encoding dicarboxylate/amino acid:cation symporter: MKKLGLIPKIIIAIILGILIGSFTPIPVIRIFRTFSSIFGEFLGFLIPLIILGFIVAGIAELGQGAGKLLGITVGLAYLFTLISGFSALLVGRTLLPSIITGATHVEKAKKALDPFFEMKIPPMMDVMTALIFAFILGLGIAKTQNKTLKDVAIGFQEIITKVIENVVIPLLPLHILGIFANLAYTGEVSTVLKVFWKVFIIILILHWVILIFQFLIGGSIAGKNPFKSLKIQIKGYLTALGTQSSAATIPINVQCSEQIGISKGIRDFVIPLCATVHLSGSTITLTICALAVMMLNGMPINMSQMAGFIAMLGVTMVAAPGVPGGAVMAALGILQSILGFNEALLGLMIALYIAQDSFGTACNVSGDQAVAMIVDAIQKRSDKKHKTDNN
- the rpsD gene encoding 30S ribosomal protein S4, whose protein sequence is MAKIRDPRFKLSRRLGVNIYGHPKAMKRATRENSREGKKLSNYGKQLLEKQKIRTYYGVLEKQFLRYVKKAMKSKERTGDALLRSLECRLDNIVYRIGFASSIRQARQMVNHGHVLVNGSKVNIPSYAIKIGDVITLREKYRKNDEFADNFLNLKKFSLPYIEKDYDKFSGILIKEPKRDEIPVDANETLVVELYSK